In the genome of Vicia villosa cultivar HV-30 ecotype Madison, WI linkage group LG7, Vvil1.0, whole genome shotgun sequence, one region contains:
- the LOC131617892 gene encoding receptor-like protein EIX2 codes for MKMMSILKLVAVLFVVVSQLFLNGAVGCLENERHALLQLKASLVLDDTSFLPSWDSKNDGCCAWEGIGCNNQTGHVEMFHLSPPQFGFETLKVFPGEINASLMELRHLKYLNISWNRFSNNVFSEMFGSLIYLRFLDLHDSFLEGRIPNDVAHLSHLQYLDLSYTYLEGTIPYQLGNLSHLHHLDLSWNFLNGTIPHQLGSLSNLQELNLGSNYRLKFDDKNNHVGGQWISNLTLLTHLDLSGLPNLNSSPLLLQTIAKLPKIQELKLSNCDLSDLYLHSQSHSRFNFSTSLAILDLSFNTFSSSKIFEWVFNATSNLIELDLSNNSFNGTISYDFGNIRNRLEQLDLSENELQGGIPESIRHMCMLQSLHLDGSNLNEDISTMLHKLSGCARYSLQHLSLAYSQITGTLSDLSIFPSLIIIELSNNMLSGRVPYGIPKSLESFIIRSNSLEGGIPKSFGNLCSLKLLDLSSNKLSEDLSVILHNLSFGCTKDSLQELNLESNQIIGTVPDMSMFSSLRTLALSNNSLNGRILNNSAFPSHLENLYLDSNDLEGVITDSQFGNMSMLKELYLNDNPMSLIFGENWVPSFQLNTMLLRSCMLGPNFPKWLQSQKHLQRIDISNAEISDAVPVWFWTQTKYLNFMNISYNNLFGTIPNLPIRFSEGCEVILDSNQFEGSIPLFLQSATFLRLSENKFSEPRLFLCSNNSIDRLHLLDISKNQLSKQLPDCWSHLKSLEFLDLSGNTLSGEVPSSLGSLHALKVLILRNNTFTGMLPMSLINCTGLIMLDVGDNRFSGPIPYWLGQELQMLSLRRNQFSGSIPQSLCYLTNIQLLDLSDNSLSGGVFKCLMNFSAMSQNISSTTEVDLNINLMYGHGIIKASDTYDLITVLMWKGEERLFKNNKLILRSIDLSSNQLMGDIPKEIGNLIELVSLNLSSNNLTGEITSEIGRLTSLEFLDLSRNHFFGPIPPSLAQIDRLSMLNLSYNNLSGRIPIGTQLQSFDASSYEGNAGLCGKPLDKNCPGDEEVTPQKPETNEESSPEDKKSIYLSVALGFIIGFWGLWGSLFLIRTWRHTYVLFLNNIVDTMYVFMVLNGIKFQRWLGGLQEKFF; via the exons ATGAAGATGATGAGTATTCTCAAGTTAGTTGCAGTACTCTTTGTTGTGGTGTCGCAGCTGTTTTTGAATGGAGCTGTTGGTTGCTTAGAGAATGAGAGACATGCTCTTCTTCAGTTGAAGGCCAGCCTTGTGTTGGATGACACTTCCTTTTTGCCTAGCTGGGACAGTAAGAACGATGGTTGCTGTGCATGGGAAGGAATCGGTTGTAACAATCAAACTGGACATGTTGAAATGTTTCATCTTAGTCCTCCTCAGTTTGGATTTGAGACACTTAAAGTATTTCCAGGCGAGATCAATGCATCATTGATGGAGTTGagacatttaaaatatttgaacatTAGTTGGAATCGGTTTTCAAACAATGTTTTTTCAGAAATGTTTGGTTCTCTTATCTACTTGAGATTCCTTGACCTCCATGATTCATTTCTTGAGGGAAGAATTCCAAATGATGTTGCTCATCTTTCACACTTGCAATATCTTGATCTTTCATATACTTACCTGGAGGGGACAATCCCTTATCAACTTGGAAATCTCTCTCATTTGCACCATCTTGATCTCAGTTGGAATTTTCTTAATGGAACCATTCCTCATCAACTTGGAAGCCTTTCAAATTTACAAGAGCTTAATCTTGGATCCAATTACAGACTCAAATTTGATGATAAGAACAATCATGTTGGAGGTCAGTGGATTTCTAATCTTACtcttttaacccatcttgacttgaGTGGCTTACCCAATCTCAATTCTTCTCCTCTCTTGTTACAAACTATTGCCAAGCTTCCTAAAATACAAGAATTGAAGTTATCAAATTGTGACCTTTCTGATCTTTACCTCCATTCTCAGTCCCATTCACGGTTCAACTTTTCTACTTCTCTTGCAATCCTTGACCTTTCATTCAATACCTTTTCATCTTCCAAAATATTTGAATGGGTGTTTAATGCCACCTCTAACTTAATTGAGCTTGATCTAAGCAATAACAGCTTCAATGGCACCATTTCATATGACTTTGGCAATATCCGAAATCGTCTTGAACAACTCGACTTATCGGAAAATGAACTACAAGGTGGAATTCCAGAATCTATTAGACATATGTGTATGTTACAGTCATTGCATCTTGATGGTAGCAACTTGAATGAAGACATTTCAACTATGCTACACAAATTGTCTGGTTGTGCAAGATACTCACTGCAACATTTGAGTTTAGCTTACAGCCAAATTACTGGAACGTTGTCTGATCTTTCAATATTCCCATCTCTAATAATAATCGAGCTTTCAAATAATATGTTAAGTGGGAGGGTGCCATATGGAATTCCAAAATCATTGGAGTCTTTCATAATTAGATCAAATTCTTTAGAAGGTGGAATTCCAAAATCATTTGGTAACCTATGTTCATTAAAGTTGTTAGATTTGTCAAGTAACAAGCTGAGTGAAGATCTTTCAGTGATACTTCATAATTTATCTTTTGGGTGTACAAAAGATTCACTTCAAGAATTAAACTTGGAAAGCAACCAAATTATTGGCACGGTACCTGACATGTCAATGTTCTCATCTTTAAGAACTCTGGCCCTATCCAACAATTCATTAAATGGGAGGATACTAAACAATTCAGCATTCCCCAGCCATTTAGAGAATCTATACTTGGATTCTAATGATTTGGAAGGTGTGATAACCGACTCTCAATTTGGAAACATGTCCATGTTAAAGGAGTTATACTTGAATGACAATCCAATGTCTCTCATATTCGGTGAAAATTGGGTGCCATCTTTTCAGTTGAATACCATGCTGTTAAGGTCATGTATGCTAGGGCCTAATTTTCCAAAATGGTTGCAGAGTCAAAAGCATCTTCAACGGATAGACATTTCTAATGCTGAAATTTCTGATGCAGTTCCAGTATGGTTTTGGActcaaacaaaatatttaaatttcatGAATATTTCATACAATAATCTCTTTGGCACAATTCCAAATTTGCCAATAAGATTTTCTGAAGGTTGTGAAGTAATTCTCGACTCAAATCAATTTGAAGGTTCAATCCCCCTGTTTTTGCAAAGTGCAACATTTCTGCGGTTGTCCGAGAACAAATTTTCTGAACCTCGTTTATTCTTATGTTCTAACAATTCAATCGATAGATTGCACCTATTGGATATTTCAAAGAATCAACTATCCAAGCAACTCCCTGATTGTTGGAGTCATTTGAAATCATTGGAATTTCTAGATTTGAGTGGCAATACTTTGTCTGGTGAAGTACCATCCTCATTGGGATCATTACATGCACTTAAGGTATTGATATTGCGTAACAATACTTTTACTGGGATGTTGCCCATGTCCTTGATAAATTGCACAGGACTGATCATGCTTGATGTTGGAGATAATAGGTTCTCGGGACCAATACCGTATTGGTTAGGACAAGAATTGCAAATGTTAAGCTTACGAAGAAATCAGTTTAGTGGAAGTATTCCACAGAGTCTTTGTTACTTGACAAATATTCAACTGTTGGATCTCTCAGATAACAGTCTATCAGGAGGAGTTTTCAAATGCTTGATGAATTTTTCCGCTATGTCTCAAAACATTTCCTCAACTACAGAAGTAGACTTAAACATAAATTTGATGTATGGACATGGAATTATAAAGGCATCTGACACCTATGATTTGATTACTGTGTTGATGTGGAAAGGTGAAGAACGATTGTTCAAGAATAATAAGCTTATTTTGAGGAGCATTGACCTTTCAAGCAATCAATTGATGGGAGACATTCCAAAAGAAATAGGAAACTTGATCGAATTGGTGTCACTGAATTTATCAAGCAACAATTTGACCGGAGAAATTACTTCAGAGATTGGAAGGTTAACATCACTTGAATTTCTTGACTTGTCAAGAAACCATTTCTTTGGTCCAATTCCTCCTTCTCTAGCTCAAATTGATCGTTTGTCCATGTTGAATCTTTCCTATAACAATCTTTCTGGAAGAATTCCAATTGGCACACAATTACAAAGTTTCGATGCATCAAGTTATGAAGGGAATGCTGGTCTTTGTGGAAAACCACTTGACAAAAACTGTCCAGGAGATGAAGAAGTTACACCTCAGAAACCAGAAACAAATGAAGAAAGTAGTCCagaagataaaaaatcaatttatttgagTGTGGCATTGGGATTTATCATAGGATTTTGGGGACTTTGGGGATCATTATTTCTCATCAGGACTTGGAGACATACATATGTGTTGTTCTTGAACAACATAGTTGATACAATGTATGTGTTTATGGTGCTGAATGGAATAAAATTTCAAAGGTGGCTCGGAGGTTTGCAG GAAAAGTTTTTCTAA